The Oncorhynchus gorbuscha isolate QuinsamMale2020 ecotype Even-year linkage group LG04, OgorEven_v1.0, whole genome shotgun sequence genome includes the window GCAAGATCACCGAATCAACAGCCCAGTTAGAGAGGGTGACAATGTAATTAGAAGtctagtagaaaggcctctttagtgtcctaagttttcataactgtgaccttaattgactaccatctgtaagctgttagtgtcttaacgaccattccacaggtgcatgttcattaattgtttatggttcattgaacaagcatgggaaacagtgtttaaaccctttacaatgaagatctgtgaagttatttgaatttttacaaattatctttgaaagacagggtcctgaaaaagggacgtttctttttttgttgagtttagtttGCAGAACAGTTTCTTACAAAAGAGGGGAAATACTCCCTAACACAGACCCATAAATTCCAGATGTTTGGAATTACTATTTCTCAATGAATGGAATTTATTCTGGGTTTATTGAGATTACCCAGTAAATCTGTCCtatccacccccacacacatatactgtatacagtgtatTTTCACAGTTTCTGCCTGTGTGGGACTATGTCTTGTTTTCTAGGATGGTAAGGTGGGCTGTGCTGGGTTAAATAATCCGATTTTTGGGAAGAAGCGGGCAGATGGATGAGCTCGGAATCACAGGATCCTCTGGGACACTCAGCTCCCAGAGGACAGGGGGGGGGCAGGGTTTAGGCAACATTAGTTACCCACACACAGATCATATATGGAGTTTCCCTCTGCCCACCATCTAATGACAGCCCTACCTGGTTGAGCCTTTGGATTATAGACAGTTACAGACAGTTTAAACAACCCACTTCCCACTGTATGCCCCCTGTTCCACCCTCCATGCCCCCCAGATGGCTGGCGCTGGGTGCATTAGTAGATAAATCCTGTTTCACATCTGTAGACAGTCACACATGGGAGGAACGATATCTCAACAGTAATCTGCGGTTTAATACAACCATTAGCTTCTGAATAATCTGACTGCCTCtggagatacacacacacctgctatgcccctgtgtgtgtgtgtgtgtgtgtgtgtgtgtgcgtgcgtgcgtgcgtgcgtgtgtccatCAGAATGACAACTGGAAGCAGGGATTGAGATTAGGTCCTATACACAATATCCCTGACTATCTGATTGCAGAATAAGGGTCTCAGCATGGCAGGAAGCTGAGAGCCAAGATCGTCACACTGCTGTTTAATCTCCCACAGTTCAATGGATGGCATCTTCATATAGATTTGAGGGTCGGATTAGGTAGATTAAGAGGTAGGGACACTATGGCCAGATAAAGTGTATGTGCTTTATCTCTATGGTTGTTCAGAGAATAGAGAAGAACAATGGTTAACAATGAAAGGCAAGGACAGTAGAATATATAGCACCAGAGTGCACACAGGCTAACAAAATCAACATGGGCAAACAAGGTTAAACAGGCTTAACATAACCAAAGGAAGAAATGTGCCACAAAAGCAAATGTAAATCCTTACAAATAGAGGCAAATCCACTTGGAACGATGCATGGCAGTGTGGTCACTTACACAAGTCACGCGATGACCACTGAGAGCTTTGGCATGGGATTGTTTGATAGAGGATTTCATGAATTGTttgttttgtaaaaaaatatataattcacaGACATTCACGTCAAAACACAGTGTTATACTTTAATCTTGTAATACTCTTTAATGACATAGGGTTTCCTCTTGAAAGTACCATGATAGGAGAGGCAGTGGAGTCATGCACATTGTTTTAGGGAATTTGATTCATATTATATAAGGCACTAAGGAAGAGACAGTGAAATGATTAGACATGAGTGGCTACGCTACGCAGATACTGTGtggtgaaagcgagagagagagagagagagagagagagagagagagagagaacgagagaaagaggggatagggaaagggagagagagttgtgTAAATTTGATTGACAGGCCTAGATTAAGTCATTACATAACTCTACTGGGACCTGGGGTAGAGAATAAATCCAGATTAGGATTAGgaacccccctctctccattcatctctctctctctctctctctctctctctctcagtcacacatATAATTcctgtacccatgtcagctgaaAAGGTACATTCTTTCGGTGGGAAACATATGAcaaatgtacatatatatatatacacaaactgCATAGTGAGTCATCCAGTTTACACACATCGATGATCTTTAAACTCCAAAATAACTAGCAATGCAATGTACACAGAatattcacacagacacaatttGCACACTGTctaacaaacatacacacatacaggttaCCTACCCTGGGAAACCGCTCTGAGCTTTCATGTGAGGGGTTAGCCCTCTGACAAACCCTTTGCTAACCAGCAGTGGAGCCTCAGAGTGGTGTGGTCAGAAGACTGAGGGTGCATATCAATACTCTTACTGGGCCTCCTCGTCTCCTTTCCTTAATCTACACTGTTATAATTTGACATCCCTCAGTGTTTTGGACTGTCCAGTGCTTTTTAATCCATACAAATGAAGGAGGTTTCCATTAAACCTTTTTATGCTAGTAAAGTACATGTAGGATAAAACATTTCATGACGAGCCAGATGAAAACATTCCAAATGTTGACAAAACTCAATACGCTAGACGTATAATGGGATCTTTTCGTGtcggtaaaattaattatgcgagaTATGTCGATGGAAACGCTTCTATGCGCGAATATTGAtacaataaccatcatatcgaagtaaatttGGGAGTCACGCGATGACATGTGTAGTCCTCCAACTACGAtttgggaaaccatgcagtttattagactacagattaAATCAATTATGATGaatttcacagggtggtgaaagtgcaaggtgatgagcttgctgctcctttccaataaatatcgagggtcttgttatggtgacatgatcatcgatgtttggctgccatttgacaaataaaaataatctcgCTCTTTCGTCCATAATAATAATCTATGTAGGCTATACGTGAGCTCTAGCTAACACCGCTAAAGCGCACGTTCCAAGTGTGCACACTCACTATATAACGCAACATAGTTTGTGATAAAACCATCATTTGAGTTGAAAATGCGGTGGAAACCTACTTAACttctattttttatttgaatACCTCAAAGGGTATGTTTACGTGTATTACGTCATCACGCACCGCCTTTTTATCAGCGACAAAttaatttgatggaaacatctaTCGTGGGAAAATGCGCGTTTTGTTTTTATGCGtattttagaatattcgcatgaaaatttCTCCCCCCTACATTGCAATGCTAATCACATCTCGCTCTTTGAAAAAAAAGGGTTTTATTTAACTATGATAAATGGATTTTAATGACTGTTTGCTAAAGACAAGTCACTCACTAATAGATAGAATCTACAAcaaaataatacaatagaaaGTAGCAAAGATTCTTATAAATTACAGTTTACTGATGCTAAGGACAGGGGTAAGAATGCATAAGGTCCCATATAACAGAGGAAGGTAAGATAGTGGACCATGATCCGCcaggggagaaagatagagaaaagGTGATCTATAGGGATGCACAGACAGAATGGGGAGGGAAAGTCCAGTGACATTGATGTCCAAGCTGTAGTGTAGTGCCATCTACAGTCTCTGTATAGTGCAGCAGGTCTGGTGAGAGGATTCAAACTTAATTTTGAAAATGAACTCCCCATACCAGATATTCTTTAATGTGAGCTAGTCATTTAATTTATTATGATCCCCATTTAGTAGacgccaatggcgacagctagtcttactggggtccgacgcTTAACGaaaaatacatcacagacaaaagACATTACAATTTACagttaaaaacattaacatgtagtgtgtgtatatctatcagttacacatgaATGTcagtacaaacacacaacaagtaggtcacatgggggataGGCATTGTGCCatcaggtgttgctttatttgttttttgaaaacAGGCTTGATGTTCACTCAAgctatataagatggaagggagttccatgcactcatggctctgtataatgcTGTACATTTACTTGAATTTGTTCTGTACCTGGGGACTGTGACTGTGGCATGTCTGGGGGGGGGTACGTGTGTGTGccagtgctgtgtgtaagttgactatgaaAAATATTAGGAATGTCCAACACATTTCTTATAATCAAGATAAGATTAAGTCATGATTATAGATCCCTTTGGTGTTCACGGTAAGTGAATTTCTCTAAGAGAAAGTCTGTTTCAATTGAAAAGGGGAATAGAAATGATAGACATCAACTGCATGATTTGATCACTGCACCAAGAATTACACTCATGCATCAATTTAAACAGATAAAGAAACAACTCAGGATATATTATTTCAAAATTAAATTTACTTCAAATGGTTATGGTTTAAGTTTCAGAACAGTCATTGCTGTCAGGTCAAAGTTCAACAGTCAGAGGTTAACATAATATCCATACGAGAGTGGCAACTACAGATACTGTATCAAACTATTTGGGAGAAGGTTGAGACACACAGTCACAGTGAACCTTTTAGGTGGTGTAAAAGCCCTGCAACCAGAGAGCCATGGATCAAGACAGGTCTCTTGTGGAAATAGGCACATCATAAGCACACATACTTTTATGATATCCAacacatcttcccacagctagaGTCACAAAGCAACCTTGTTTTGGAGGATGGCCTCTGAGCTGAAAAGCTGGTGTTTAATATACTGCAATGAGAATTCAACTGCAGACACTGACATACAAACAGCTCAACAACCACAAAAATGGCCTAATAATTCCCCCAACCCCCTGTTCTGTCGAAAGTAGGCTACAGAGTTGCAGCCAGGCAATCCACAAGAATGCATTGGCCAATGTTTTTACACTCCCCTAAAAGGCTGCTTGCACTTAGCAAACACACGGGTGGACTAAATTGGGCAATGTTTTATAGGCAACTATGGGATTATTACTATCAACTAGCTAGCCAAAAATAGCATGAGTAGACCAAAAAGTTGCTATCTCTTCTATTGAAAATAAATTGTCATCGCTTTCGTAAAAAAAGAGGGTTTGCTCTGCTCTCCACGGACCCCCTTCATCTCACGTTAAAGTCTTAGGTCGCGACGGTCTTTAGCTATCCATCCTTTGGGTGGAAATGATGGTCACATTTTCTTTACCGCTGCTCCTGCCGAGAGCAAACGGTCCCGCTCTCGCACCTCCTCCTGTAGCTTGGCCTCGGTTACGCGCAGCTGGCGGATGGTTGCCTTCATCTCCTTCATCTTCACTTCCATGAGTGCGATGATGTCCCGCTGCTCGTTCAGCTTCCGAAGTAGTTCGGCCGAGGTGGTCCCGGTGGTCAGCGAGTACGCGTGGTCCAGCGGGTTGCTGACAACGCTGTAGTACTGCACAGTCTGCTGCTGGGCAGCGGCCGCGGCGTCTGCAGGGGGATCGTCGCCCCCAGCCAGGTCAGTGGAGCTGGAGACGACTGCAGTAAAACAGGACCCGTCACCCTGCGCGGCTGGATTTATTGGTCCGAGGTATTCGCCGTCTGGGCCGATCTGCACCACGATAGGGCCATCAGTAGCAGCTGTGTCGGTAACTGCATCGCTCTGAGCGGTCTCGGCGGCACCTGAGGCTGTCGAAACAACGTTTGTGATGACAATACTACCTGGACTGGGGGCTGTAACAGGAGCCGCCGCAGACGCTTTCCTGTTCCTGCCCCTTCGATTCTTGCGTTCATTCACTCCTCTCAGCGGGAAGAGCGTCGGTACTCGAACGGTATAGGTCTTTCTGCCACCGGGAAAGTGTACGCTACAGACGCGGTGTCCAGTAGTGGGTTGGAAGGTACTAAAACAGCCGCTCACCCCGGCCCGGGAGATGTTCTTGAGCCAAATTTCCCTTTGCGTGGTATCCTTTGGAAATGTGTAGAACCGCAGCTCTCTGTCCCGATGAGAGTTGTTGTAGCAGCCAGGTACACAGCAGGTGAATCCAGGCATATTTATTCCAATGAAAATCTGATAAACTTGTTATCCTATTGAAGTTTTATCTAATTTATTTTTGTTTCGTTCTTCCTCGCGTTATTATCAAGCCCATCGGCCTCGAAGCGGAACTACACGTCCCACAATGCTTACAACTTCCTGTTTTGTGTCCTAAGCaggcagccccaaaaatattacattttgtgTTGCGCACAATTACTATAGTTTTAGACGTATTTGTGTATAATATCTCACAAGTGTATTATGTTGATAGATGTTTAACTATTGTATCCATTATTACTGTTTTCCAAGCAATCGTGTATCAGAACTAAGAACTTAAATAAACTACAAGTCCCATAATGAATCCCGAATAGCTTCTTCCCCAAATTCTCATCTCGCGAGTTTTCACTTACATTTTAAACGCGGGAGCCATCCGCTAAAGGTAAACACTAACTAGCAAGTTTTTATTGTATATATAATTTTTCATAGTATCCTAGCAAGCTTAGGATACTATCATAAAATAGCACATCAAAACGTTGTTTTTCCACATAGAGGCGACACGAATCTAACGTATCGTGAACACGACTCGGTAGAATTCCTTGATTGTGTCAGTCAGTATGATACATTTAACTTTAGCTTAGTttggatagctagctagctaggttgaCCTGTTACGTTAGCGTAGTTCACTTTAACGCGTTAGTCGCCCCACTTACTTACTTTCAGAAGTAGTAAGTTATGTGTTTATTTgcattaacgttagctagcaagtacTAAGCCGGTAGTGAGCTAGCTAACTAATTGAAACTGACAGCATCTCAATTATTTCCAGAATATCAATAAGACGTTGACTTCTGTTTCGACAGACTGAACGTTATGCCATGGATTCTGTAGATGAGGATCTGTCTGCTCgaattctcctgcaaaatgtaaTTCAAACGGAGTCCTCCAGGTCCCCAATTACCCGCAGGTAAATCAACACTGTCAAAAAGTGTCACCCACAGTACCTACTACTATCGATCAACTAAACTTGCTTTGGCTAGCGGTTGTCTACTGTTAGGTTGACAGGCCTTTTCTTGTCAACTGTGATATCTCCAGATAAATGTTAACATTTTAATGGAATAAGTCACGTGTGTTATGTCCTCTCTAGTGCCTCCCAGGCTCAGTTCCAGTCCCCTGTGTCCAGAGTCAGACATAGTATCAGACTAAGGAGGAGTGATGTTGGGGCCCTTACCCCACAGGAGGCCCTCAAACAGAGCATCAAAAAGAAGCTTCGTGAGGTCAGGTTAAGCTGGGTGTACACTGTGATTTTGGCCCCAATTTTAGCTGTCCCAGACAAGGTTTTGAGATCGGAGACAAAATCTCCATGTCCTTGCCTACTCTGGGTGAGCAGCCATCAGCTACGCTTGTTTAATGTGAGCGGGTCAGAGATGTAATCAGAGGGCTACCGATCCTGTCTTTGAGCAGTCCCAGACGTCCCAATATTTTTAAAGGTGTTTGATTTTATCTGCACAAAAACTGCAATGCTGTTGTAGTGTGACATGTGTAATGACAAGATTTGAGAATGGTGATCAGCAATAGCCAGTGAAATGATGACTTTGTATCACATCACCCAGAATGTGTACTCTCGAGCAGGAGCGATGATTACTACTAGTATGTGTTTGTACTTGCCAAAGTGTCAAATCGTTACAGCTCTGACAAGCTCTTTACACacaatgtatttcaattaaaaatgtaTTGGCTAGATATTTCAACTATGTATGGCAAGCATGAATGTCTAACTGATAACTTTTGAGGCTGCCTTGAGACACAGTTCGTTCTAGCTATGAAATCACATCTTTGTCAAGACCGCATGGTATAGAGAATCCTCAAGACCAAATGAAGAATGTTGTCGTGCGTGACCTCCCCTCGTTTGTTTGCGCAGCACTATGTTGGTGAGACAACTACAGGAAAGACGGTcatttaatatatgccatttagcagacgcttttatccaaagcgacttacagtcatgtgtgcatacattctacgtatgggtggtcccggggatcgaacccgggaccacccaagcgccatgctctaccaactgagctacagaaggaccacatttaaTGTGAGAGGCTCAGGGATGTTAGGATTTTAAAGTTGTGTAGTGTCCGCCCGGCATTACTTTGAAGATCTGTCTTTCTGTCCGTTTGTCTGTGTTGGGCAACTGTTTTAAACAAGGCTTGTGTTGAGTTCATCAGCATTTTTGTATTTTCTCTTACAGAGCACTTCCAGGTCTTCCCTGCCAGAGCCACCCAGTAAGAGGTGGGCTGTATCAGAGGGAGTCGGGAAGATAAACACGCCTGCACCAGCCACAGCCTCACTTCTCTATGACGATGACATCACACCTAGATACCTACTCAGGGGGATCCTGCAGACAGGTGAGTGTTGTCATCACAGTGAGAGTGTGTGCGTTTTAATTACTGACTAGTGGTAAGATGTATGTTTTATTATATGCTCATCATGGGCACATTATGGCCCGTTGTTCAGTGGtctttgtttttgtttcttttctgtctcctctctgattGGTCAGAGCCGGAGACATCCCTTCTGGTTCAGGACCGGCCAGTCAGGAAGGAGCCAGAGCTGTCCTCCACAAACTCCAGTCTTCACAGCAACCGCCCAAGGTATGCTGACAGACAAGGACGATATCCTCAGAGGTGCACTCAGGACACACAGCCCTCTGCATTATTGGTGTGGTGATGTGTTTGTGCGTTTACACCTTGTTTTTGTTTGTGCCTCCTAGTACAGGGCTGTCTGACTTGGATCTCCATGACATGACCACCACAGTAAACCTGTCAAATACGGTGAAGGGACTAAGCAGGAAGCGACCATGTCGGAGTCTCAACATAACAGCATTCAACAGGCAGCTTGAACATGAAGGTAAGGTCATGGTCGGCACTGTACAGTGTGTGCGCATGGTTAAGTTTGTGTGACATCTATAACTGGAGCATGTTCTGAACATGCTACAGGTTGTGATTAAACATACTGGTTATCTGCTCTATATGAGAAGAGATTTTCTCTTCTGCTCATTTTGACCCACTGACAATCTCACTTTTCATGGGTTCAAGtttaaattaaattgtatttttcgGCAAATACAATGGGTGTAGATTTTTCCATTAAATGTTTGCTTACGAGAccttcccaacgatgcagagttaaaaaataatacaaatagtaacacaagaggaataaaatacacaagaatggagctatatacagggagtaccagtaccagatcaatgtgcaggggtatgaggtatttgaagtagatactgtatgtacacgTAGGCAGGGTAAGTGACTAGGCATCataatagataataataagagtaacATGATGTGTGTGGGCTTTATGTGAgattgtgtgtctgtatatagTATTGTGAGTGCATAAAGTCAGTGCAAGAAAGGATCAATGCAGATAATTAATGGTTACACGGACTAACTATTTAGTTGCCTTATGGATATTTAGAGGtattatgacttgggggtagaagctgtctcggagcctgttggttaggagtctgaTGATGGATGTATTCACTTCCTGATAGAATTTTATGTTTGTATATTCCTTGCAACAGAAAAAGACCTCTCATCCCTGTCTTCTGCCTCTCCAAGGTAAAGAGCTGCAAATTGGAAAAACTTCTGCTCTCTCATTGAATTTCAGTATTGAATATCAGAAATGTAAATGAGGCTGTTTTCTCATATTTTCTAGCTCTAtcaccttctctctgaaaacaccCTTTATGGACATTCGGACTGAGAAAAGGAGATTTCAAAGGAAGGTAGCAAATCGTAAAAAAATTTGCCCTGAGGAGTTTGACGAGGCCCTACGGAATCGACAGGCGGCAATGGGTGGAGGCCCTGGTAAGCCCTTTGCTCTGTATCCTATATAATTTCTTCCCCCTTATATCTCTGCTTGTCTTTTGTTCGGTGTATTATATTGTATGATATGCACTTAAATTATCGGGAACAATATGAGATTGAGACTCTTATGTAAGACTACATTGTGTGTGAAGAATCAAACTTAAACCTAGTACTTCCACCTCTTTTTTTCTCTTCCCAcgcccacctccctctccctgtttttCAGAGCTGAGTGTTAGGGAGGATCAACAGGGTCTCAGTGAGACTGTTCGTTCTGAGGGGTTCACCTTGGGACTGAGTGACCTCACCGCTCCTGACATCACCCATGACATCATCACCAGCAAAACAGAGCTCTACGCCCCGCCTGATGGCACAGCAACAACCTTCACTATCGCCACCCAGGACAAAGACACCATCACAGGCACACAGATCCAGCGAGAAATGGGAGGAAtgaaggatgaggaggagaaagaTATGGAGGTGGTAGGGGAACAAAATGAGTACACGATGGAAATAGACAACAAAGATGGAGAGGATTTGGCTGTTGATGCTGGGCAGAGAGAGGCCTTGGTGAGACAGCAGGAGTCCAAATCACAGACCGAAGAGGTAGCTGACTCCCGGACAGGAGAAGATGAGGAGCTGGCTAAATCtcaaacagaaggagaggtagccGAGTCTCCGACAGAAGGAGCGGTAGCCGAGTCTCCGACAGAAGGAGCGGTAGCCGAGTCTCCGACAGAAGGAGCGGTAGCCGAGTCTCCGACAGAAGGAGCGGTAGCCGAGTCTCCGACAGAAGGAGCGGTAGCCGAGTCTCCGACAGAAG containing:
- the LOC124033716 gene encoding THAP domain-containing protein 11-like, with translation MPGFTCCVPGCYNNSHRDRELRFYTFPKDTTQREIWLKNISRAGVSGCFSTFQPTTGHRVCSVHFPGGRKTYTVRVPTLFPLRGVNERKNRRGRNRKASAAAPVTAPSPGSIVITNVVSTASGAAETAQSDAVTDTAATDGPIVVQIGPDGEYLGPINPAAQGDGSCFTAVVSSSTDLAGGDDPPADAAAAAQQQTVQYYSVVSNPLDHAYSLTTGTTSAELLRKLNEQRDIIALMEVKMKEMKATIRQLRVTEAKLQEEVRERDRLLSAGAAVKKM